In Rhizobium sp. BT04, the following proteins share a genomic window:
- a CDS encoding ATPase, T2SS/T4P/T4SS family — protein sequence MLLKISYEDGSGREVIPLSWNETYFVGESSTLTLPAGAGVVRLRGSHVSSPQFVLRKSGQGWSVQHHGRNPTRVDDQPLRAGTPVAVSAGMSIWVPNVTIELVEPAAAAEAVTQFPDQERVLALQMEIHERLLKDTQYDRLVKSSDFGREETRGRIRERLDMFIKEALDGAPQDLVILVIKNAVYRWLAKRIARTGRRDASSNAASLLREEQDNRRLFDVGKALISALQLKLNFESTRADFAQLDSRFSAAFQARQALFNAGDRYEIAHMHLRSNIEELMYRWGTISELMDLDVISEIMVTRYDEIYVEKFGLLERYPFAFANERQLMKVIERIAVDSNRSINESEAMADFRMPDGSRVNAVIPPLAVKGACLTIRKFGGKSRLDISKLVTAGALSEPMRAFLEAAVRARKNIVVSGGTGSGKTTLLNSLSQFIPVGERVVAVEDTSELQLDGIHVVYLQSRPKTAESETSVTIRDLVRNALRMRPDRIIVGECRGAEAIDMLQAMNTGHAGSMTTAHANTPQDMMTRLEVMVLQGQSSLPVMAIRQQIVAAVELVVQLNRLANGRRAVTEISEVIGIDPDTGLIIVEPIFNLVGRAGGQAVHAFTGYLPSFVAELVEFNDDGEIEKLDMFV from the coding sequence ATGCTGTTGAAGATTTCCTATGAGGACGGCAGCGGGCGGGAGGTGATCCCGCTTTCTTGGAACGAGACCTATTTCGTCGGCGAGAGCAGCACGTTGACGCTGCCGGCCGGCGCGGGTGTCGTTCGGCTGCGCGGCAGCCACGTCTCTTCGCCGCAATTTGTGTTGCGGAAATCGGGCCAGGGCTGGTCGGTGCAGCATCATGGGCGCAACCCGACGCGGGTCGACGACCAGCCGCTGCGGGCCGGGACGCCGGTGGCGGTGTCGGCCGGCATGTCGATCTGGGTGCCGAACGTCACGATCGAACTGGTCGAGCCGGCCGCGGCCGCCGAAGCGGTGACGCAGTTTCCGGACCAGGAGCGGGTGCTGGCGCTGCAGATGGAGATCCATGAGCGATTGCTAAAGGACACCCAATATGACCGGCTGGTGAAGTCCTCCGATTTCGGCCGCGAGGAGACGCGGGGCCGGATCCGCGAGCGGCTCGACATGTTCATCAAGGAGGCGCTCGACGGCGCGCCGCAGGATCTGGTCATCCTCGTCATCAAGAACGCCGTCTATCGCTGGCTGGCAAAACGTATCGCCCGGACGGGACGGCGCGACGCCTCGTCGAATGCCGCAAGTCTGCTCCGCGAGGAGCAGGACAACCGCCGCCTGTTCGACGTCGGCAAGGCGCTGATCTCGGCCCTGCAGCTGAAGCTGAATTTCGAATCCACCCGCGCCGACTTCGCCCAGCTCGACAGCCGTTTCAGCGCCGCCTTCCAGGCCCGGCAGGCGCTTTTCAATGCCGGCGACCGCTATGAGATCGCCCATATGCATCTGCGCTCCAATATCGAGGAGCTGATGTATCGCTGGGGGACGATCTCGGAGCTGATGGATCTCGACGTGATCTCGGAAATCATGGTGACGCGGTATGACGAGATCTACGTCGAAAAATTCGGCCTGCTGGAGCGCTATCCCTTCGCCTTTGCCAACGAGCGGCAGCTGATGAAGGTGATCGAGCGCATCGCCGTCGATTCCAACCGCTCGATCAACGAGAGCGAGGCGATGGCCGATTTCCGCATGCCGGACGGTTCGCGCGTCAACGCCGTCATTCCGCCGCTGGCGGTCAAGGGCGCCTGCCTCACCATCCGCAAGTTCGGCGGCAAGTCGCGGCTCGACATCAGCAAGCTGGTGACCGCAGGTGCGCTGAGCGAGCCGATGCGCGCCTTCCTCGAGGCGGCGGTCCGCGCCCGCAAGAATATCGTCGTCTCAGGCGGCACAGGCTCCGGCAAGACGACGCTCTTGAACAGCCTGTCGCAGTTCATCCCGGTCGGCGAGCGTGTCGTTGCCGTCGAAGACACGTCCGAGCTGCAGCTCGACGGCATCCATGTGGTCTACCTGCAATCGCGGCCGAAGACGGCGGAATCCGAGACCAGCGTCACCATCCGCGACCTCGTGCGCAACGCCCTGCGCATGCGCCCCGACCGCATCATCGTCGGCGAGTGCCGCGGTGCGGAGGCGATCGACATGCTGCAGGCGATGAATACCGGCCATGCCGGCTCGATGACGACGGCGCATGCCAACACGCCGCAGGACATGATGACCCGCCTGGAGGTGATGGTGCTGCAGGGCCAGAGCTCGCTGCCGGTCATGGCGATCCGCCAGCAGATCGTCGCCGCCGTCGAACTCGTCGTGCAGCTCAACCGCCTGGCGAACGGCCGCCGCGCCGTCACCGAGATCTCCGAGGTGATCGGCATCGATCCGGATACCGGCTTGATCATCGTCGAGCCGATCTTCAATCTCGTCGGCCGCGCCGGCGGCCAGGCGGTGCATGCCTTCACCGGCTACCTGCCGAGCTTCGTCGCCGAACTCGTCGAGTTCAACGACGACGGCGAAATCGAAAAACTGGACATGTTCGTTTGA
- a CDS encoding type II secretion system F family protein, with protein MNISILQIFTVALGAITAGLLVWGAPVRWPAPLLRATERDIALASEAAQVFGRDAVPPYTMILAYIITAIVVFVVVSLIFGPIFGIVVAIPVAIFLPKGVIRYFLQRRWLQIESQLPYAVDQIVSAVRTGKPLAIAVNAVADTGQMPASREFERIAREQKLGIGLVEALDRHGRNVPSLHFKMVDAALGLFARQGGDISEPLTEMSKSFKEIWKLDQKITTSSSQARMNFRVVNGGALFMILMIFFGQPELIDKVFGNAIGIVIAIVGAILYATGFFWMRSMMKVSV; from the coding sequence ATGAATATCAGCATTCTGCAGATCTTTACGGTCGCCCTCGGCGCTATAACCGCGGGACTGCTCGTCTGGGGCGCGCCGGTGCGCTGGCCGGCGCCGCTGCTGCGCGCCACCGAACGTGACATCGCGCTCGCCAGCGAGGCAGCGCAGGTCTTCGGGCGCGATGCGGTTCCGCCCTATACGATGATCCTCGCTTATATCATCACGGCGATCGTCGTCTTCGTGGTGGTCTCGCTGATCTTCGGGCCGATCTTCGGCATCGTCGTCGCTATCCCGGTCGCCATCTTCCTGCCCAAGGGCGTGATCCGCTATTTTCTGCAGCGGCGCTGGCTGCAGATCGAATCGCAGCTTCCCTACGCCGTCGACCAGATCGTCTCGGCGGTGCGCACCGGCAAGCCGCTTGCCATCGCTGTCAATGCGGTGGCCGATACCGGCCAGATGCCGGCCTCGCGCGAGTTCGAGCGCATCGCCCGGGAACAGAAGCTCGGCATCGGCCTGGTCGAGGCGCTCGACCGCCACGGCCGCAACGTGCCGAGCCTGCATTTCAAGATGGTCGATGCGGCGCTTGGTCTCTTTGCCCGCCAGGGCGGCGACATTTCCGAGCCGCTGACGGAAATGTCGAAATCCTTCAAGGAAATCTGGAAGCTCGACCAGAAGATCACCACCTCGTCATCGCAGGCGCGCATGAATTTCCGCGTCGTCAATGGCGGCGCGCTGTTCATGATCCTGATGATCTTCTTCGGCCAGCCGGAGCTGATCGACAAGGTGTTCGGCAACGCCATCGGCATCGTCATCGCCATCGTCGGCGCCATTCTCTATGCCACCGGTTTCTTCTGGATGCGCTCGATGATGAAGGTGTCGGTATGA
- a CDS encoding type II secretion system F family protein produces the protein MMAHIPLAPIAVVFAGITAALFVWWIGDLLGSIQVVRRSAGGDGPPPNIVDSIGMRTPVEFVLTHFEPLLADYGAQLEQKLIYGGRPFGGVTGREYIALLVVLSLFGFVVLGLLFGIASGSVIGGLVAGLILGLIPAIYFWVVADDKMQDRKERISREFPYFLDLVVMTQQAQATLPESLRLYAEAAPGTVMSEEIDQTLKDVALGTGMVEALQRLERRMTAEEVVRVIRAVIQGEVEGSNRVELLREHARDLRFRRWEKADRASEKLKAKIVMPAMMIVVSILLLVLAPAIVEMMSSGMF, from the coding sequence ATGATGGCGCATATCCCCCTCGCCCCGATCGCCGTGGTTTTTGCCGGCATCACCGCGGCGCTGTTCGTCTGGTGGATCGGCGATCTGCTCGGCAGCATCCAGGTGGTGCGGCGGTCGGCGGGCGGCGACGGCCCGCCGCCGAATATCGTCGACAGCATCGGCATGCGCACGCCGGTTGAATTCGTGCTGACGCATTTCGAGCCGCTGCTGGCCGATTACGGCGCGCAGCTGGAGCAGAAGCTGATCTATGGCGGCCGGCCCTTCGGCGGCGTCACCGGGCGGGAATATATCGCCCTTCTCGTGGTCTTGAGCCTGTTCGGCTTCGTCGTGCTCGGCCTGCTGTTCGGCATTGCCAGCGGCAGCGTGATCGGCGGGCTGGTGGCCGGGCTGATCCTCGGCCTGATCCCGGCCATCTATTTCTGGGTCGTCGCCGACGACAAGATGCAGGACCGCAAGGAGCGCATCTCGCGCGAATTTCCCTATTTCCTCGACCTCGTCGTCATGACGCAGCAGGCGCAGGCGACCCTGCCGGAAAGCCTGCGGCTCTATGCCGAGGCCGCACCCGGCACCGTCATGAGCGAGGAGATCGACCAGACGCTGAAGGACGTGGCGCTCGGCACCGGCATGGTCGAGGCGCTGCAGCGGCTGGAGCGCCGCATGACCGCCGAGGAGGTGGTGCGCGTTATCCGCGCGGTGATCCAGGGCGAAGTCGAGGGCAGCAACCGCGTCGAGCTGCTGCGCGAACATGCGCGCGACCTGCGTTTTCGCCGCTGGGAAAAGGCCGACAGGGCCAGTGAAAAGCTGAAGGCCAAGATCGTCATGCCGGCGATGATGATCGTCGTGTCGATCCTGCTTCTGGTGCTGGCGCCGGCAATCGTCGAGATGATGTCGAGTGGGATGTTCTGA
- a CDS encoding FHA domain-containing protein: MAFSFFRGNKPSLLQTGPGGQSRSHVLDRPEMSIGRAANADIVVDDPFLAPIHARIEKQSDGGFIIRRMGLNPIMLRGEALLQTASLKAGDSFRLGKDVEFQFVVKAAAKEAPKKEAAKAGEIKPKKPLLKQPAFLAGMGVVYLAIVGIIGYVILSDSGSAEGGPTVERIHAEAARIPTCIKNARRMRQVSEQSFNGAVGGRVGRDGEATYAALSLSAEPSDDAALAKAAEPIVEAYKRTALAAFASETRGNNTLARNLYQQTYDLVPDVNCSAARFALQRRAATKPPARR, encoded by the coding sequence ATGGCCTTTTCCTTCTTTCGCGGAAACAAACCAAGCCTGCTGCAGACCGGCCCCGGCGGCCAGAGCCGCAGCCATGTGCTCGACCGGCCGGAAATGTCGATCGGCCGGGCTGCTAATGCCGATATCGTCGTCGACGATCCGTTCCTGGCGCCGATCCACGCCCGCATTGAAAAGCAGAGCGACGGCGGCTTCATCATCCGCCGCATGGGGCTGAACCCGATCATGCTGCGCGGCGAAGCGCTGTTGCAGACGGCCTCGCTGAAAGCCGGCGACAGTTTCCGTCTCGGCAAGGATGTCGAATTCCAGTTCGTCGTCAAGGCAGCCGCCAAGGAGGCGCCGAAGAAGGAGGCTGCCAAGGCCGGCGAGATCAAGCCGAAGAAGCCGCTCCTCAAGCAGCCGGCCTTCCTGGCCGGTATGGGGGTGGTCTATCTCGCCATCGTCGGCATCATCGGCTATGTGATCCTGTCGGACAGCGGCAGCGCGGAGGGCGGCCCGACGGTCGAGCGCATCCATGCGGAAGCCGCCCGCATCCCGACATGCATCAAGAATGCCCGGCGCATGCGCCAGGTTTCCGAGCAAAGCTTCAACGGCGCCGTCGGCGGCCGCGTCGGCAGGGATGGCGAGGCAACCTATGCCGCGCTTTCGCTTAGCGCCGAACCATCGGATGACGCAGCACTTGCCAAGGCCGCCGAGCCGATCGTCGAGGCTTACAAGCGCACGGCGCTCGCCGCCTTCGCCTCGGAAACCCGCGGCAACAATACGCTGGCACGGAACCTCTACCAGCAGACCTACGATCTCGTTCCCGACGTCAACTGCTCGGCCGCGCGTTTCGCGCTGCAGCGCCGCGCCGCCACGAAGCCGCCGGCACGGCGGTGA
- a CDS encoding SDR family NAD(P)-dependent oxidoreductase, translating to MQRNAPDFSLEGKVTLITGASRGIGRACALACAAAGSDIVLGVRNVAASADLVAELEGAGRKVLAVELDIPNKDHIAQAVDAALTTFGRLDVLVNNVGVAPGNLAELVEEKDLDEILDVNIKGTFLMTQAVGRHMIKRNGGRIISISSQAGTVALRGEAIYCMSKAAINHLTRCLAAEWARYNVTVNTVSPTFIHTDGTAPFLSDAANRKATLDHIPLGRIGETDDVVGAVVFLASPAASLITGANLLVDGGWSVA from the coding sequence ATGCAGAGGAATGCGCCGGACTTCAGCCTTGAAGGCAAGGTGACTTTGATAACGGGAGCGAGCCGTGGCATCGGTCGAGCTTGCGCGCTTGCCTGTGCCGCGGCAGGCTCCGATATCGTCTTGGGGGTCCGCAATGTCGCAGCGTCGGCGGATCTGGTCGCCGAACTCGAGGGCGCGGGACGAAAAGTCCTCGCTGTTGAACTGGACATTCCCAATAAAGACCATATCGCACAAGCCGTCGACGCAGCGTTGACGACATTTGGCCGGCTCGACGTCCTCGTCAACAATGTCGGCGTGGCTCCAGGCAATCTCGCGGAACTCGTCGAAGAGAAGGACCTTGACGAGATCCTCGATGTCAACATCAAGGGCACATTCCTGATGACGCAGGCAGTCGGGCGTCACATGATCAAGCGCAATGGCGGCCGGATCATCAGCATCAGCTCACAGGCGGGCACCGTGGCGCTTCGCGGCGAGGCAATCTATTGCATGAGCAAGGCGGCAATCAATCACCTGACGCGCTGCCTTGCAGCCGAATGGGCACGCTATAATGTCACCGTAAACACCGTATCGCCGACTTTCATCCATACGGATGGTACAGCCCCTTTTCTATCCGACGCCGCCAATCGCAAAGCGACGCTCGATCACATTCCCCTCGGCCGGATCGGTGAAACCGACGATGTGGTGGGTGCCGTCGTCTTCCTGGCATCGCCGGCTGCCAGCCTGATCACCGGCGCGAACCTGTTGGTCGACGGTGGATGGTCCGTCGCCTGA
- a CDS encoding LysR family transcriptional regulator: MDKLAGMAMFVRVIDNGSFAAAAEIAQVSPAMVAKHIKTIETRLGAKLIHRTTRRHQLTEVGQLYYERCKRALSEVALAEASASELQSAPRGRLRLVAPVSFGTQILVPALIEYQNAYPDVSIELSLDNNVHDLVGEGFELGIHIGPLADSSLVARPLTPYRRILAAAPDYLARHGRPASPEALTNHLCLGHSYWRMQDRWHLVGPGGELRDVLISGKFSTNQGAALRMAALSGAGIVLQPELLLAADIAEGRLEQVLPEWSYKPVPMSLIYAPNRRPTAMLRTVIDFLVDRFG; the protein is encoded by the coding sequence ATGGACAAGCTGGCCGGCATGGCGATGTTCGTCAGGGTCATCGACAATGGCAGTTTCGCGGCGGCCGCGGAGATCGCACAGGTGTCGCCGGCCATGGTTGCCAAGCACATCAAGACCATCGAGACCCGGCTCGGGGCGAAGCTGATCCATCGCACGACGCGCCGCCATCAGCTGACAGAGGTCGGCCAGCTCTATTACGAGCGGTGCAAACGCGCGCTGTCCGAAGTGGCGCTGGCCGAGGCTTCGGCAAGCGAGCTGCAGTCGGCGCCGCGCGGCCGGCTTCGGCTGGTGGCACCCGTCAGCTTCGGGACGCAAATCCTGGTGCCGGCGCTGATCGAATACCAGAACGCCTATCCCGACGTCAGCATCGAGCTGTCGCTCGACAACAATGTCCATGACCTCGTCGGCGAGGGTTTCGAGCTCGGTATCCACATCGGTCCGCTCGCCGACAGCAGCCTGGTCGCCCGCCCGCTCACACCCTACCGGCGGATTCTCGCCGCCGCGCCGGACTATCTTGCCCGCCATGGCCGGCCGGCCTCGCCGGAGGCTCTGACGAACCATCTCTGCCTTGGCCACTCCTATTGGCGCATGCAGGATCGCTGGCATCTGGTCGGGCCGGGCGGCGAACTGCGCGACGTATTGATTTCCGGAAAATTCTCGACCAACCAGGGGGCAGCACTTCGCATGGCAGCACTCAGCGGCGCCGGAATCGTGCTTCAACCGGAACTGCTGCTCGCCGCCGACATCGCCGAAGGACGGCTTGAGCAGGTGCTGCCGGAATGGTCCTACAAGCCTGTGCCCATGTCCCTCATCTATGCCCCGAACCGGCGACCGACAGCGATGTTACGCACGGTGATCGATTTCCTGGTGGACCGGTTTGGCTAA
- a CDS encoding 4-oxalocrotonate tautomerase, giving the protein MPILHLQMHPGRTDDQKRAFAREATKAAVETLACPPESLEILITEIAKDSWAVGGRLKSEA; this is encoded by the coding sequence ATGCCCATTCTTCACCTGCAGATGCATCCCGGCCGCACCGACGATCAGAAACGCGCCTTCGCGCGCGAAGCGACCAAGGCCGCCGTCGAAACCCTGGCGTGCCCGCCGGAATCGCTGGAAATTCTGATCACGGAGATTGCCAAGGATTCCTGGGCGGTTGGCGGCAGGCTCAAATCCGAGGCCTGA
- a CDS encoding carboxylesterase/lipase family protein, producing the protein MFVNRSHKFLLFLAVASSQMTFAPRLSAADDTVKIDSGMLQGERSGTVVSFKGIPYAAPPVGDLRWRNPRPIKPWSGTRDASNFGLSCMQTDDLPKSEDCLTVNVWTPAKRSKTPLPVMVWIYGGALVHGNTPQYPGGQLAARKVVFVSMNYRMGRLGYFAHPALIRESPDEPVGNYGYMDQLAALKWVQQNIEAFGGDPKKVTIFGESAGGGSVMAHMVSPLSRGLFRGAILQSPDMPTARAESTSLSPLKAAEKTALDYAASLGINGSDADALAALRALPAKKLTEGASAQDVLAGMSAGEPVIGISGAMIDGRFLLETPEAAFAAGRQAPVPVIVGANNRDLGIGQAATKDDLFALFGNHAAEARTLYDPTGQQTLDELRQQVLADKTVVEPSRHLADEMIRAGQPTWWYRFSYVAEALRNDPTWKGTLHGFEIPYTFNIPNALVKDKVTPADWAMATLASAYWVEFATSGDPNGGSRPKWPHHDPSVHRVTDFTNHGVTVGADTLKPRLDLWQSYWAEKK; encoded by the coding sequence GTGTTTGTGAACCGCAGTCACAAGTTTCTGCTGTTCTTGGCAGTCGCATCTTCTCAGATGACGTTCGCGCCACGATTAAGTGCGGCAGACGACACCGTTAAAATCGACAGCGGAATGTTGCAGGGGGAGAGGTCGGGCACGGTCGTCAGCTTCAAAGGCATACCTTACGCCGCACCACCGGTTGGTGATCTGAGATGGCGCAATCCCAGGCCAATAAAGCCATGGAGCGGCACCAGGGATGCAAGCAATTTCGGTCTGTCCTGCATGCAGACCGATGACCTGCCGAAGTCAGAGGATTGTTTGACCGTCAATGTCTGGACACCCGCCAAGCGCTCCAAAACACCCCTCCCGGTGATGGTTTGGATTTACGGCGGCGCTCTTGTCCATGGAAACACCCCTCAATATCCCGGTGGCCAACTGGCCGCCCGCAAAGTTGTGTTCGTCAGCATGAATTACCGGATGGGACGGCTCGGCTACTTTGCCCATCCTGCGCTGATAAGGGAATCCCCTGACGAGCCCGTCGGCAACTATGGTTACATGGACCAGCTGGCAGCCTTGAAATGGGTCCAGCAAAATATCGAAGCCTTCGGCGGTGACCCGAAGAAAGTGACGATATTCGGAGAGTCGGCCGGTGGCGGCTCGGTGATGGCGCACATGGTATCGCCGTTGTCACGGGGGCTGTTCCGCGGCGCCATTCTCCAGTCGCCGGATATGCCTACCGCGCGTGCTGAGAGCACGTCTTTGTCACCTTTAAAAGCGGCAGAGAAAACCGCGTTGGACTATGCGGCTTCTCTGGGAATCAATGGGAGCGATGCCGACGCTCTCGCCGCCCTTCGGGCGTTGCCTGCGAAAAAGCTGACCGAAGGTGCATCGGCACAAGACGTGCTGGCAGGAATGTCGGCAGGCGAGCCCGTCATCGGCATCTCCGGCGCGATGATTGACGGGCGGTTTTTGCTCGAAACGCCGGAAGCGGCTTTTGCGGCAGGCCGTCAAGCGCCGGTTCCCGTCATCGTCGGGGCAAATAATCGTGATCTCGGCATCGGTCAGGCAGCGACGAAAGACGATCTCTTTGCGCTCTTCGGGAACCATGCAGCCGAAGCCCGGACGCTCTACGATCCCACAGGCCAACAGACGCTCGATGAGTTGAGGCAGCAGGTTCTGGCCGACAAAACGGTTGTTGAACCATCTCGCCACCTCGCTGACGAGATGATCCGCGCTGGTCAGCCGACGTGGTGGTATCGTTTCTCCTATGTCGCCGAGGCTCTCCGCAACGATCCGACATGGAAAGGCACCCTGCACGGCTTCGAAATTCCGTATACGTTCAACATTCCAAACGCACTGGTGAAAGACAAGGTGACACCTGCCGACTGGGCCATGGCCACATTGGCGAGTGCTTACTGGGTCGAATTTGCAACGAGCGGTGACCCCAATGGAGGCTCACGGCCAAAATGGCCTCACCACGACCCATCCGTCCACAGGGTCACCGACTTCACCAATCACGGCGTGACGGTCGGAGCCGATACGCTAAAGCCCAGGCTCGACCTCTGGCAAAGCTATTGGGCGGAAAAGAAGTGA
- the serA gene encoding phosphoglycerate dehydrogenase: MPPQLSLPRDRISVLLLEGISQSAVDYFSSCGYTNLVHLPKALDDRDLKSHIADAHIIGIRSRTQLTEDIFESAKKLIAVGCFSVGTNQVDLEAARRRGIPVFNAPYSNTRSVAELVIGEIIMLTRQIFPRSASAHQGGWEKSAVGSREVRGKTLGIVGYGNIGSQLSALAESMGMVVRYFDLSDRLRRGNSESMASLGELLEISDYVTMHVPETPSTHNMITETELRRMKKGAIFINNSRGTVVDLDALAKVLKEGHLAGAAVDVFPREPASNKERFETPLQGLSNVILTPHIGGSTEEAQERIGGEVSRKLVEYSDIGSTIGAVNFPQVQLPERPTGTRFIHVHQNRPGMLIQLNEVFSSRGLNIVAEFLQTHGDTGYVVIEVEDVSRAADDISQALREIPGTIRTRLVY; the protein is encoded by the coding sequence ATGCCTCCTCAGCTTTCCCTCCCGCGTGACCGAATTTCCGTGCTTCTGCTTGAAGGCATCAGCCAGAGCGCCGTGGACTATTTTTCGTCTTGCGGATACACCAATCTCGTGCATCTGCCGAAAGCGCTTGATGACAGGGATCTCAAAAGCCATATCGCTGATGCGCATATCATCGGCATTCGTTCCCGAACGCAACTGACAGAAGACATTTTCGAATCTGCCAAGAAGCTGATCGCGGTCGGCTGTTTTTCCGTGGGCACGAACCAGGTCGATCTGGAAGCGGCACGCCGCCGCGGGATACCGGTGTTTAACGCGCCTTATTCGAACACCCGCTCGGTGGCCGAACTTGTGATCGGCGAGATCATCATGCTGACGCGGCAAATCTTCCCACGCTCGGCGTCGGCGCACCAGGGCGGATGGGAGAAATCCGCTGTCGGCAGCCGAGAAGTCCGCGGAAAAACCCTCGGCATCGTCGGCTACGGCAATATCGGCTCGCAACTGAGTGCTCTTGCGGAAAGCATGGGCATGGTGGTGCGCTATTTCGATCTCTCCGATAGGCTGCGCCGCGGCAATTCGGAATCGATGGCTTCGCTCGGCGAGCTTCTGGAAATCTCGGATTATGTGACGATGCACGTTCCGGAAACGCCATCGACGCACAATATGATCACCGAAACCGAACTGCGCCGTATGAAGAAAGGCGCGATCTTCATCAACAATTCCCGCGGCACGGTGGTCGATCTCGACGCGCTTGCGAAAGTCTTGAAAGAGGGCCATCTGGCAGGTGCTGCGGTTGATGTGTTTCCCAGGGAGCCGGCATCGAACAAAGAGCGTTTCGAAACGCCGCTGCAGGGCTTGAGCAATGTCATTTTGACGCCGCATATCGGAGGCTCGACAGAAGAGGCCCAGGAGCGCATCGGCGGAGAAGTCTCCAGAAAGCTGGTCGAATATTCCGACATCGGCTCGACGATAGGCGCCGTTAACTTTCCGCAGGTCCAGCTGCCTGAACGCCCGACCGGTACACGCTTCATCCATGTTCACCAAAACCGCCCCGGCATGCTCATCCAGTTGAACGAGGTCTTCTCGTCGCGTGGGCTAAATATCGTCGCCGAATTCCTACAGACCCATGGCGATACGGGTTATGTGGTTATCGAAGTCGAGGACGTGTCCCGTGCAGCCGACGATATCAGTCAGGCACTGCGCGAGATCCCGGGAACGATCAGAACGCGTTTGGTCTATTGA
- a CDS encoding DMT family transporter, whose product MAIHVLAVHRDTVGTEQAAGGSLTAAYSVGVFCWLLSAGVYIAAKWVSSEMPPWALCFWRVLIAWAILMPIVYRHFGAMVALVRARGLELLAIGGVGLGVCQGLIFVGLEHADATTAGIIIALIPIITMILARFILAEPMGRWQVIGSILAFLGIVVIIVKGSPAALLRLDLNPGELWIVAGAFCFSLYTVLLRRAKFDLNRLALLVLLLGAAVLTALPFYLSELVSDERSTLNASGLIALGYVAIPGGAVMYYLFNRSIEALGAARAGVLLYIQTIFIAMLAYLFLGEQLQRYHLEGAALIVAGLLLIILLKPTTRAEATKA is encoded by the coding sequence ATGGCGATACATGTCTTGGCGGTCCATCGCGACACGGTCGGGACGGAACAGGCGGCGGGCGGTTCGCTTACGGCTGCCTATTCCGTGGGGGTTTTCTGCTGGCTGCTGTCGGCCGGCGTCTATATCGCCGCGAAATGGGTCTCTTCGGAGATGCCGCCCTGGGCGCTTTGCTTCTGGCGCGTGCTGATCGCCTGGGCGATCCTGATGCCGATCGTGTACCGGCATTTCGGCGCCATGGTCGCGCTTGTGCGGGCTCGCGGCCTCGAGCTGCTCGCCATCGGCGGTGTGGGGCTTGGCGTCTGCCAGGGCCTGATTTTTGTCGGCCTCGAACATGCCGATGCCACGACCGCCGGCATCATCATCGCCCTGATCCCGATCATCACCATGATCCTTGCCCGTTTCATCCTGGCTGAGCCGATGGGACGCTGGCAGGTGATCGGATCGATCCTCGCCTTTCTCGGGATCGTGGTCATCATCGTCAAGGGCAGCCCGGCTGCGCTCTTGCGTCTCGACCTCAATCCCGGGGAGTTGTGGATCGTCGCCGGCGCGTTCTGTTTCAGCCTCTATACCGTCCTGCTCCGCCGGGCGAAATTCGATCTCAATCGCCTTGCGCTGCTGGTGCTGCTCCTCGGTGCAGCGGTGCTGACGGCGTTGCCCTTCTATCTCTCTGAGCTTGTCTCCGACGAGCGCTCGACGCTGAATGCCAGCGGCCTTATCGCGCTCGGCTATGTCGCGATCCCGGGCGGCGCGGTGATGTATTATCTCTTCAATCGCAGCATCGAGGCCCTGGGGGCGGCGCGGGCGGGCGTGCTGCTTTACATCCAGACGATCTTTATCGCCATGCTCGCCTACCTGTTCCTCGGCGAACAGCTGCAACGCTATCATCTCGAAGGCGCGGCACTCATCGTCGCCGGCTTGCTTCTCATCATCCTGCTGAAGCCAACGACCAGAGCGGAGGCGACCAAAGCCTGA
- a CDS encoding DUF982 domain-containing protein — MCWNTSSAFTPVGFALRGPASRKIVWTLGDAARLLIHDWPCDDGEEYVAAVKACVDALSGKIAPEQFREALLRAADEAGIATLSLVPRGLAERRPDLPPMMRT; from the coding sequence ATGTGCTGGAATACATCATCAGCATTTACGCCGGTCGGATTCGCTTTGCGAGGACCGGCATCTCGCAAGATCGTATGGACGCTGGGCGACGCGGCGCGTCTCCTGATCCACGACTGGCCTTGCGATGACGGCGAGGAATATGTGGCTGCCGTGAAAGCCTGCGTCGACGCATTGAGCGGGAAGATTGCCCCGGAACAATTCCGGGAAGCGCTTCTGCGTGCGGCCGATGAGGCGGGGATCGCCACTCTCTCGCTCGTGCCGCGAGGACTGGCAGAGCGGCGACCGGACTTGCCCCCGATGATGCGAACATAG